From one Flavobacteriales bacterium genomic stretch:
- a CDS encoding class I SAM-dependent methyltransferase gives MDPYLHYDLLRRTHRALALKAIIQERIKPGMRVLDAGCGSGILSIWAGQAGAEVVGVDLADISLARMLVAENGLADRVRIMQGDLFEVDLGEQRFDALLAMVYLNDPRRDEDRPKLVHGLKRFLKPGALMVPDRVRYTVAALDWPAQRSPARWQRVDDGIAEFERIYSMRMGSFKGLLRQRPNKSVFPHRGPDGLIDLSEAKRLTPQQEIIVQQLRDEPRSFPDRIVLSTQQAGELNTLLFEQELLFMDTLIFRNQSISWVDPPVQVSAAQSVEAMLDGRWRTDNLIHAH, from the coding sequence ATGGATCCATACCTGCATTACGATCTGCTCCGGCGCACGCATCGCGCGCTCGCGCTCAAGGCCATCATCCAGGAACGGATCAAGCCCGGCATGCGCGTGCTCGATGCCGGATGCGGCAGCGGAATCCTGAGCATCTGGGCAGGGCAGGCCGGTGCCGAAGTGGTCGGCGTGGACCTTGCGGACATCTCCTTGGCGCGTATGCTAGTCGCGGAGAACGGCTTGGCCGACCGCGTGCGGATCATGCAGGGCGACCTCTTCGAAGTGGATCTCGGCGAACAGCGCTTCGATGCCTTGCTGGCCATGGTGTACCTGAACGACCCGCGCCGCGACGAGGATCGGCCGAAGCTCGTCCACGGCCTCAAGCGATTCCTGAAGCCCGGAGCGCTCATGGTGCCCGACCGGGTGCGCTATACCGTTGCGGCGCTCGATTGGCCCGCTCAGCGGAGCCCGGCGCGCTGGCAAAGGGTGGACGACGGCATCGCTGAGTTCGAGCGGATCTATTCCATGCGCATGGGATCATTCAAAGGGCTGCTGCGACAGCGGCCGAACAAATCCGTGTTCCCGCACCGCGGCCCCGATGGTCTCATCGACCTGTCGGAAGCGAAACGTCTTACGCCGCAGCAGGAGATCATCGTGCAGCAGCTCCGTGACGAGCCTCGATCATTCCCGGACCGCATCGTGCTCAGCACGCAGCAGGCCGGTGAACTCAATACGCTGCTCTTCGAGCAGGAACTCTTGTTCATGGACACCCTCATCTTCCGCAACCAGTCGATCAGTTGGGTCGATCCACCGGTGCAGGTGAGCGCCGCGCAGAGCGTGGAAGCCATGCTTGATGGACGATGGCGCACGGATAACCTGATCCACGCGCATTGA
- a CDS encoding ATP-grasp domain-containing protein — translation MNLLFSCIGKRGYMARLFREQLGPDDRIIGTSNTRWTPGFNACDKGVLMPDLNSPEYIPAVLELCRRERIDGLLSFFDMDVHRLSKHVHEFEAIGVKCFIPRAEAADICFDKWRTFQFLRANGFETAETWLDLVSVKRAMEEGALAFPVYVKPRSGFGSRNTFKARNWKELEVFFDLEPDMIVQETLGGDAYDFDILNDLNGRAISVVCWRKSLSRMGETEQAVTVHDEQITEVGLRLANTLGFVGPLDADLFLWNGKVYVLEINLRFGGGYPTSHLAGAAFPKAIMQMITGEPVTIKQGDYKAGVVMMKELHILGGEEQSFFQERIHVDESLRTPSVSH, via the coding sequence ATGAACCTGCTCTTCTCCTGCATCGGCAAGCGCGGCTACATGGCGCGCCTGTTCCGTGAGCAGCTCGGGCCAGATGATCGCATCATCGGCACCAGCAACACGCGCTGGACGCCCGGCTTCAACGCCTGCGACAAGGGCGTGCTCATGCCCGACCTCAATTCGCCGGAGTACATCCCCGCCGTGCTCGAGCTCTGCAGGCGCGAGCGCATCGATGGCCTGCTCTCCTTCTTCGACATGGATGTGCACCGGCTCAGCAAGCACGTCCACGAGTTCGAGGCGATCGGCGTGAAGTGCTTCATCCCGCGCGCTGAGGCCGCTGATATCTGCTTCGACAAGTGGCGCACCTTCCAATTCCTGCGCGCCAATGGATTCGAGACCGCAGAGACCTGGCTCGACCTTGTGAGCGTGAAGCGCGCCATGGAAGAAGGCGCACTCGCTTTCCCGGTGTACGTGAAGCCGCGTTCCGGATTCGGCAGCCGCAACACCTTCAAGGCCCGCAATTGGAAGGAATTGGAGGTCTTCTTCGACCTGGAGCCTGACATGATCGTGCAGGAAACGCTGGGCGGCGACGCCTACGACTTCGATATCCTCAACGACCTGAATGGCCGCGCCATCAGCGTGGTGTGCTGGCGGAAATCGCTCAGCCGCATGGGCGAGACCGAGCAGGCCGTCACGGTGCACGATGAGCAGATCACGGAGGTCGGCCTGCGTCTGGCCAATACCCTCGGCTTCGTTGGCCCATTGGATGCCGATCTCTTCCTCTGGAACGGCAAGGTTTACGTGCTTGAGATCAACCTGCGCTTCGGCGGCGGTTATCCCACCTCGCACCTGGCGGGCGCTGCCTTCCCGAAAGCAATCATGCAGATGATCACCGGCGAGCCGGTCACCATCAAGCAAGGCGATTACAAGGCAGGCGTGGTGATGATGAAGGAGCTGCACATCCTCGGCGGCGAGGAGCAGTCGTTCTTCCAGGAGCGTATCCATGTGGATGAAAGCCTGCGGACGCCATCCGTTTCCCACTGA
- a CDS encoding sulfotransferase, with product MDPIRTEAFQRNDSLEALLRELNDALGGAEERLAALPDEPPYPTILIIGAPRSGTTLLMQWLAASGLVAFPSNLLSRFYQAPYLGARIQQLIADPRFNYKDELSGLLGAPAEFASEVGKTKGALQPNEFWYFWRRFIPNVDPEWITPEQEDLIDGAGFRRGIAHIQHAFGKPFATKGIILQYNLEALRRALGKVIFVHTRRNAFFNTQSLLQARVKYHGSIDTWFSVKPREYEELRKRDPVEQVAGQVILTQRHIEEQLASMPAEHVLTIDHEAFCADPAAFHAALGAKLKQWGCEWPDAYTGPARFEVSDRVRVDDAMRARIMEACKWLEGAYPSI from the coding sequence ATGGACCCCATCCGCACGGAGGCCTTCCAGCGCAACGACAGCCTTGAGGCGCTGCTGCGCGAGTTGAATGATGCGCTTGGCGGTGCGGAGGAACGGTTGGCGGCCTTGCCGGATGAGCCGCCCTACCCCACGATCCTCATCATCGGCGCGCCGCGCAGCGGCACCACCTTGCTCATGCAATGGCTGGCGGCCAGCGGGCTGGTGGCCTTCCCGAGCAATCTCCTCTCGCGATTCTACCAAGCACCTTACCTCGGCGCGCGCATCCAGCAGCTGATTGCCGATCCGCGCTTCAATTACAAGGACGAGCTCAGTGGCTTGTTGGGCGCTCCTGCGGAATTCGCGAGCGAAGTGGGCAAGACCAAAGGCGCGCTTCAGCCCAACGAGTTCTGGTACTTCTGGCGGCGCTTCATACCGAACGTCGATCCGGAATGGATCACGCCCGAGCAGGAGGACTTGATCGATGGCGCTGGCTTCCGTCGCGGCATCGCGCACATCCAGCATGCTTTCGGAAAGCCATTCGCCACCAAGGGAATCATCCTCCAATACAATCTGGAGGCGCTGCGACGGGCCTTGGGCAAGGTGATCTTCGTGCATACCCGGCGGAATGCGTTCTTCAACACGCAATCGCTCCTGCAGGCCAGGGTGAAGTACCATGGCAGCATCGACACCTGGTTCAGCGTGAAGCCGCGCGAGTACGAAGAGCTGCGCAAGCGTGATCCGGTGGAGCAAGTGGCCGGTCAGGTGATCCTGACGCAGCGCCATATCGAGGAACAATTGGCCAGCATGCCAGCGGAGCATGTGCTCACCATTGACCACGAAGCGTTCTGCGCCGACCCCGCGGCTTTCCATGCGGCGCTTGGTGCGAAGCTCAAGCAATGGGGCTGCGAATGGCCGGATGCATACACGGGCCCTGCGCGTTTCGAGGTCAGTGATCGCGTCCGAGTGGATGATGCCATGCGGGCGCGGATCATGGAGGCGTGCAAATGGCTCGAGGGCGCTTATCCGAGCATCTGA